DNA from Pseudomonas putida:
TCGGCCATTTGCAGCGGCAGTTGATGCCCCTTGTACTCACGGGCCAAGCGGTCGAAGGCGGTGGCGAGTTCGGCGACCGGCATCACCCCGGCCATGGCGGCACTGCCTTTGAGCGTGTGCAGGGCACGCTGCAGGCCATCGCTGACCGGCGTATCGTGACCATCGGCGCCCTGCAGGAAGGCATCGAGGCTGGCCAAGTGGCCCTGCGCTTCACTGCGAAAAATATCCAGTAACTGCGGATCCAGGCCATCGATATTGGCCGTGGCTGGTGCGTCGTTTTCAGCCAGGGCGTGCAGGTGCCCAGCCAGTTGCTCGATTTCGGTCAGTTGCGGCAGCTGGCCGGCGGCAAAGTCGGCCAGCAAATCGGGCAGATGGACAAACACCTGCTGCAGGGCCACCACGCCCTCCGGGCTGAGCACGCTGCGGCCTTCCAGTACCCGGTTCAGCAGGTGCTCGGCGCCCCAAGCCAGTTCAGCCACCGCCTCGGCATGCACCATGCGACCGCTGCCTTTGAGGGTATGCAACGCACGACGTACTTCCCCAGCGCCCCACGCTGCTGGTTGTCCGCACGCCAGCGCAGCCAGTGACGCTCGATTTCCGGAAGCAACTCGCCAGCTTCCTCGAGAAACACTTCGCGCAGCTCGTCGTCGATGCCATCGCCATCGGCTCCCAGGCCCGCTCGGGCGTCAGCCTGCGCACAGTGCACGCCCAGCGCCGCCAGGCTGGCACGCGCCCTGTCGATGAAGGGCTGGCCATCCGCCAACGGGTCGGCCACCCGCCATTGCAGGTAACACTCGGCAGCACTCAGCGCCTCGGCCAGGTGCGTCAGCTCATCGGCGGGCGGCTCTTCGTCCAGGTGCTGCAACCAACGCTGCACATAACTTGCGCAGCCGGCAAACAGCTCGGCCACGGCGGGCAGCATCAACATGGCCAAAGCCCCGCGAACCTGCTGCAATAGCCCTGGCAAAGGTTGCAGGCGCTGCCGAGGCCAGTCGGACTCCAGGTAGTCGCCGATCAGGTCCTTGGCCTGCTGCAATACATTCAGCGACTCGCTCAACACCAGCTGGCGTATCTCGGCCAGGTCCGAGCCCGGCAGGCTACCCTGGCCGTTTTCCTCCAGTGGGCCGACCATGCCGTTCAGCGAAGCCTCCACGTACAGCAAGGCCCCCGCCACATCCATAAGCACCGCATCGTCCACCGACCGCTCGCCCTGGGCCAAGGCCTGCAGCGCCAGCACCTGGTCGATGATCACCCGCCGTGGTTGTTGGAAGCCCAGTACAGCCAGGGTATCGGCCACGTGGCGCAGCGGCGCCAGCAGGGCATCGAGCTGCTCGCTGTGCTGACGATCGCTGCGCACGAACTGGTCCAGGCGCTCCTTGATGCGCATGAGGTCGTCGCAGAGCGCGGTCACCACCGAGCGCAGGGCATCGCGGCCCGGCCCGGCCTGCAATTGATCGCGCCAGTTGCCCAACGACAGGTCGAGGTTGGCCAGGTCGTCGGACCCGGCAAAGCGTTGCGCAGCACCACTTATCAGGCTTGCCTGGGCTAGCGGCTCGATGCCACGGCAGGCGCGCAGCTGGTTGAGCAGTGGCAGCATCACCAACGGCAGATCGTGGCGGGCGCCGCGCAAGCGCTCAAGGTACGACGGCAACTGCTCCAGACCACGGAACAGCGCACCCAGGCAATCGCCCCGTGGGCTGACCTGGCCATCGGCCAACGCCTTGGCGAACAGCTCCAGTTCCTCTGCCAGGCGCGTGGCGCCACGCAGCTCGAGCATGCGCAGGCAGCCATGCACCTGGTGCAAGTTGTCGACCACGAAGGCCAGCATCGACAAGTCGCCCGGTTCGCCGGCGAAGCGCTCCAGCGCCTGCCGTGCCTGGCCCAGGCAATCGAGAATGGCGGCCTTGGTCCAGGCCAGCGCCACCGTTTCGTGGCGCTCGGGGCTTACAGCAGCGACAGCCATGGGCACTCCTCTGCGCGGCGCTTCACTTGGGTTCTGCCGGTGGCGGCAGGGTGAAACCGGACACCGAACGGCGCATCTCGCTGGCCATGCGGGCCAGGTGGCGAATACTGTCGGCGGTGGCACCCGAGCCTGCGGAGGTTTGCGCGGTAATCTGCTGGATCACCGCCATGGTATGGGAGATCTGCCCTGCCGAAGAAGTCTGCAACTGGGCAGCGTCGGAAATGCTGTGGATGAGGTCGGCAAGGTTCTGCGATACCCCTTCGATCTCGGCCAGCGCCACCCCGGCATCCTGGGCCAGGCGGGCGCCGCGCACCACTTCGGCGGTGGTCTGCTCCATGGAGATCACCGCTTCGTTGGTGTCGGCCTGAATGGTGCGCACCAGTGCCTCGATCTGGCGGGTAGCCGACGACGAGCGTTCGGCCAGGCGCTGTACCTCGTCGGCGACCACGGCAAACCCGCGGCCGGCCTCACCGGCCAGCGAGGCCTGGATCGCAGCGTTGAGTGCGAGAATGTTGGTTTGGTCGGCAATGTCGTCGATCAGGCTGACGATGTCGCCGATTTCCTGGGAAGACTCGCCCAGGCGCTTGATCCGCTTGGCGGTGTCCTGGATCTGCTCGCGAATGTTGTCCATGCCGTTGATGGTGTTATGCACCACCTCGTTGCCCTTGTTGGCAATAGCCACCGAGCGCTCGGCCACCTTGGCCGATTCATAGGCATGCGCCGACACCCGATCGATCGACTCGACCATGTCGCCAACCGCCTCGGACGCTTCGCTGATTTGTGCGGCCTGGTGCTCGGAGGCCTTGGCCAGTTGGCGAGCGGTGTTCTGCGTGTCCTGCACAGCGGCGGCAACCTGCATGGCGCTGTGGTTGATGGTGGCGACCAGGTCGCGCAGCTGGTCCACGGAATAGTTGATCGAGTCGGCAATGGCGCCGGTGAAGTCTTCGGTCACCGACACGGTCACGGTCAGGTCGCCGTCGGCCAGCTCTTCGATTTCGTCGAGCAGGCGCATGATCGCCTGCTGGTTGCGTTCGTTCTTTTCTGCGGTCTCGCGCAACTGGCGGTTGGTGGTACGCACCATGACCAGGCCGATGAGGATGATCGAGGCCAGCGCCAGCAGGCCCAGGGCGTAACCGCCAACGGTGTCGAGGGTGCGCCCACCGGCCAGGTTCTCGAAACCGTTGGCCAAGTGCGAGGCTTCGTCGAGCAAGGTTTGCGAAAGGCTGAAAATGTTGCCTGCGGCTTCACGCACACGGAACAGTTCGGGCGAAGTTTCGAGAATTTCATCGACCGAACCTGCAACGAACTGGAACAGTTCGGCAATTTCGGCCAGCCGTGCGCGAGCGTCGGCGTCCTCGACGCGGGTTACCTGGATGGTCGCATTGCCATTGAGCATGCCCTCCAGCACCTGGCCAAAGCGCCCGGCGTCGCGGCCAAAGGCATCGGCCGCCTGGGCTGCGCTGTCGTCACCGGCCAACACCGTGTTGACCGAGCCGAGAATACGCTCGGCCAGCAACAGCTGGCGCTGGGCCACCGCCACCTGATTGGCCGGGGCACCGCTCTGCAGCAGGATCTCGACCACTTTTTCGTATTCCACCTGCAACTGCGGCACGGTCTCGGCCAGGGTCGCCGCCACCTGGTGCAACGACAGCACGGTCTGCTCGCTGGCCAGGATGATGTCGGTGTTCTTACGCAGGTTTTCCCAGTCACGGCGTACCGACTCCATCTCGTCACGCACCGAGGGTGGCGCAGGCGGCAGGCCGGTGGACTTGTCACCCTGACGCAGGTAGCCCCAGCGACGCTCGAAATCGTTGCGCGCATCCGACAGCAGCTTGAACGCCAACGCCTTGCCGGTGGCCGCTTCGGTGGCGTTCTTGGCAATGCGTTGCGACAGCACACGCAGCTCGCCGGCATGGCCGATGTACTGCTTGTCGTAGTTGGACTGGGTATTGAGGTAGGCGAAGTTGGCGAACAGCAGGATGATCGACAGGATCAGGATCAGGAACAGCACGGTGATCTGCGCGATGCTGCGGGTACGTGGGGTCACGGTGGTGGCAGTGACTGGGGTGGCAGGCTTGTTCACGTTCGCAGGTCCTATAACGCCACATCGAGAAAGCCCGGCGCCTGGGCCAGGGCGAAGGGGCTGAAGATCGCCCAGTTGCGTTCACGCGGGAAGTGCCCCTGCACAAAGCGTGCAGCGGCCCGGATCAGTGGTTGCGGCGGCGACAACTGCAAGCTGTCGAGGGCAAAGTGCTGCAGGCCCAGTACCTCGTCCACCAGCAGGCCGACGAACAGGTCATCGTGGTCCAGCACCAGCACCCGCCGCTGCTTGCCTGGGGCGGCGTGGCCCAGGCCGAAGAAGCTGCTCAGGTCCATCACCGGCAACAGCCGGCCACGCAGGTTGGCCACCCCGCACACCCACGGCTGCACGCCGGGAACACGGCTACTGCGCGGTTCGCGCAACACTTCGGCCACTTCGCCCATGGGCGCGACGAACCACTGCCCGGCAATGCGAAAACCGATGCCGCTCCACTGCTGCAGTCGGTTGTCCTGCGGTGGCTGGTCGGCCACCAGCAGGCGGCAGCGCCGGTCGATGTCCAGCAACAACTCGAAGGCGGTCAGCGACGCGCCCTGCGGGCGGGTGGTCAAGCCCCCAGCACTTCTTTGAGCTTGGCGATCAGCGCGTCCTCTTCCACCGGCTTGGTCAGGAAGTCACGTGCACCCTGGCGCGTGGCCCAGATGCGGTCGGTTTCCTGGTCCTTGGTGGTCACCACGATTACCGGGATGGCGCTGGTCTCTGGGTCCTTGCTGAGCTGGCGAGTGGCCTGGAAACCGTTCATGCCAGGCATGACGATGTCCATCAGCACAGCGTCGGGCTTGTCTTGCCGGGCCAGGGCCACGCCATCGGCACCGTTGCTGGCCTTGAGCACCTGGTAGCCGTGCTTCTCCAGCCATTCGGTCAATCTGTACATCTCTGTCGGCGAGTCGTCGACAATCAGAACTCGGGCCATGCTGTTTCCCCATCAGGAAAGTAGGACCGTGCCATGGCGGGGCGCGGTCAGGGTGCGTGTTGTTGAGGTACGGCAAACCCGGGCACGTGGGCGCGGATCGCGTCGAGCAATTCTTCCTTGCTGAACGGCTTGGTCAGGAACTGATCGGAACCGACCACCCGGCCACGAGCCTTGTCGAACAGGCCGTCGCGCGACGACAGCAGGATCACCGGGGTGTCCTTGAAGACACTGTTGTGCTTGATGACCGCGCAGGTCTGGTAACCGTCCAGGCGCGGCATCAGCACATCGACGAAAATGATGCTGGGCTGGTGGTCGACGATCTTGGCCAGGGCATCGAAGCCATCGCTGGCGGTGATCACCTCGCAGCCCGCTTCACCGAGCAACATCTGTGCGGTGCGGCGGATCGTGCGGGAATCGTCGATCACCATCACCTTCAGGGGTTGTTCCATAGACGCCTACCAATGGAAATTAGCTGCACTTTTAGCACACTCCGGAAGGCCATTCCATCTGCGCCGCCCCTTGACCGGCGGCGCTCGCGGCGCCACCCTGAGCCACTTTTCTTTCGAGCCATCGCGGCCAAGCGCCGCCAAGAGGAACCACCCCATGAGCGTTCGCCTCGGCATTGTCATGGACCCCATCGCGTCCATCTCCTACAAGAAGGACAGTTCGCTGGCCATGCTGCTGGCCGCCCAGGCACGCGGCTGGAGCCTGTTCTACATGGAACAGCAAGACCTGTACCAGGGCGAAAGCAAGGCCCGTGCACGCATGCGCCCGCTGAAGGTGTTCGCCGACCCGGCACGCTGGTTCGAGCTGGGCGAGGAGCAGGACAGCCCGCTGGCCGAGCTGGAC
Protein-coding regions in this window:
- a CDS encoding methyl-accepting chemotaxis protein; amino-acid sequence: MTPRTRSIAQITVLFLILILSIILLFANFAYLNTQSNYDKQYIGHAGELRVLSQRIAKNATEAATGKALAFKLLSDARNDFERRWGYLRQGDKSTGLPPAPPSVRDEMESVRRDWENLRKNTDIILASEQTVLSLHQVAATLAETVPQLQVEYEKVVEILLQSGAPANQVAVAQRQLLLAERILGSVNTVLAGDDSAAQAADAFGRDAGRFGQVLEGMLNGNATIQVTRVEDADARARLAEIAELFQFVAGSVDEILETSPELFRVREAAGNIFSLSQTLLDEASHLANGFENLAGGRTLDTVGGYALGLLALASIILIGLVMVRTTNRQLRETAEKNERNQQAIMRLLDEIEELADGDLTVTVSVTEDFTGAIADSINYSVDQLRDLVATINHSAMQVAAAVQDTQNTARQLAKASEHQAAQISEASEAVGDMVESIDRVSAHAYESAKVAERSVAIANKGNEVVHNTINGMDNIREQIQDTAKRIKRLGESSQEIGDIVSLIDDIADQTNILALNAAIQASLAGEAGRGFAVVADEVQRLAERSSSATRQIEALVRTIQADTNEAVISMEQTTAEVVRGARLAQDAGVALAEIEGVSQNLADLIHSISDAAQLQTSSAGQISHTMAVIQQITAQTSAGSGATADSIRHLARMASEMRRSVSGFTLPPPAEPK
- a CDS encoding chemotaxis protein CheW: MTTRPQGASLTAFELLLDIDRRCRLLVADQPPQDNRLQQWSGIGFRIAGQWFVAPMGEVAEVLREPRSSRVPGVQPWVCGVANLRGRLLPVMDLSSFFGLGHAAPGKQRRVLVLDHDDLFVGLLVDEVLGLQHFALDSLQLSPPQPLIRAAARFVQGHFPRERNWAIFSPFALAQAPGFLDVAL
- the pilH gene encoding twitching motility response regulator PilH, with amino-acid sequence MARVLIVDDSPTEMYRLTEWLEKHGYQVLKASNGADGVALARQDKPDAVLMDIVMPGMNGFQATRQLSKDPETSAIPVIVVTTKDQETDRIWATRQGARDFLTKPVEEDALIAKLKEVLGA
- a CDS encoding PleD family two-component system response regulator — protein: MEQPLKVMVIDDSRTIRRTAQMLLGEAGCEVITASDGFDALAKIVDHQPSIIFVDVLMPRLDGYQTCAVIKHNSVFKDTPVILLSSRDGLFDKARGRVVGSDQFLTKPFSKEELLDAIRAHVPGFAVPQQHAP